From one Methanobrevibacter woesei genomic stretch:
- a CDS encoding 50S ribosomal protein L6, producing MVVAAAIREEIEIPEGVEVIIENNLVSVKGPKGEDSRKFTYPNVDIEKMDDNVVLNTSFPKKEDKAMIGTTKAHISNMITGVTDGFQYNMKIVFAHFPMTVKVNGDKVVIDNFLGERHPRYAKVVGDSKVSVKGDEVTITGINKEHVGQTMANLEQATKIKGRDPRVFQDGIYLISKE from the coding sequence ATGGTAGTAGCTGCAGCTATAAGGGAAGAAATTGAAATCCCTGAAGGCGTTGAAGTTATAATTGAAAATAATTTGGTTTCTGTAAAAGGACCAAAAGGTGAAGATTCCAGAAAATTCACTTATCCTAATGTGGATATTGAAAAAATGGATGATAATGTTGTATTAAATACTTCATTCCCTAAAAAAGAAGATAAAGCAATGATTGGAACAACCAAAGCACATATCTCAAATATGATTACTGGTGTTACTGATGGTTTCCAATACAATATGAAAATTGTATTTGCTCACTTTCCAATGACTGTAAAAGTAAACGGGGACAAAGTTGTTATTGATAACTTCCTTGGGGAAAGACATCCAAGATACGCAAAAGTCGTAGGGGATTCCAAAGTATCTGTAAAAGGTGATGAAGTAACTATCACTGGTATTAATAAGGAACATGTTGGTCAAACCATGGCTAACTTAGAACAAGCAACTAAAATTAAGGGAAGAGATCCTAGAGTATTCCAAGATGGAATATATTTAATTAGCAAAGAATAA
- a CDS encoding 30S ribosomal protein S4e, with protein MANMGSRKHLKRFKAPKTWPIHPKEETWTVKPSAGSHSIDEALSLTLVIRDILGLADNSREAKRIINSGNVLVDGRVVKDYKFPVGFMDIIEIPKTGDVYRVLLDNKGRLQLNPIEDNDFKLCKIVNKSTIKGGNTQLNLHDGKNVIVEEDTYKVGDVINLKVPEQEIEESFKLEEGATVLVTGGKHTGELGTVTEIIVNESSNPNTIVIENNSKDNFLTLKDYAFVVGNDTPAISLLEVNK; from the coding sequence ATGGCTAATATGGGATCAAGAAAACATCTTAAAAGATTTAAAGCACCTAAAACCTGGCCTATTCATCCTAAAGAAGAAACCTGGACTGTAAAACCTTCAGCAGGTTCCCATTCTATTGATGAAGCTTTATCTTTAACCTTAGTTATCAGAGATATTTTAGGATTAGCTGATAATTCTAGAGAAGCAAAAAGGATCATTAACTCTGGTAATGTTCTCGTTGATGGTAGAGTAGTTAAAGATTACAAATTCCCAGTAGGATTTATGGATATTATTGAAATTCCAAAAACTGGTGATGTTTACAGAGTGCTTTTAGATAATAAAGGAAGATTACAATTAAATCCAATTGAAGATAACGACTTTAAATTATGCAAAATCGTTAACAAATCCACTATTAAAGGTGGAAATACTCAATTAAATCTCCATGATGGTAAAAATGTAATCGTTGAAGAAGACACTTACAAAGTTGGAGATGTAATTAACTTAAAAGTACCTGAACAAGAAATTGAAGAATCCTTCAAATTAGAAGAAGGTGCAACTGTACTTGTTACTGGTGGTAAACACACTGGTGAACTCGGTACTGTAACTGAAATTATTGTAAACGAATCTTCAAATCCAAATACTATTGTAATTGAAAATAATTCTAAAGATAATTTCTTAACTTTAAAAGATTATGCATTTGTTGTTGGAAATGATACTCCAGCTATTAGCTTATTGGAGGTTAATAAATGA
- a CDS encoding 30S ribosomal protein S17, with product MVGLNVQEPETTCDDPNCPFHGTLSVRGQVLEGIVVSDKAERTITVERSYYKFIKKYERYEKRKSKINVHKPDCLDVKVGDSVKIAECRPLSKTKHFVLVEVKGE from the coding sequence ATGGTTGGGCTTAATGTTCAAGAACCAGAAACTACATGTGATGATCCTAACTGCCCATTTCATGGAACTTTATCTGTAAGAGGTCAAGTTCTTGAAGGAATCGTTGTAAGTGACAAAGCTGAAAGGACAATCACTGTTGAACGTAGTTACTACAAATTCATTAAGAAATATGAAAGGTATGAAAAGAGAAAATCTAAAATCAATGTTCACAAACCTGATTGTTTAGATGTAAAAGTAGGCGATTCTGTAAAAATCGCAGAATGCAGACCTTTAAGTAAAACTAAACATTTTGTTTTAGTTGAAGTAAAAGGAGAATAA
- a CDS encoding ribonuclease P protein component 1: protein MITAKNLVHHEFIGLKVNVTSLTDKSLNLNGIVIDETKNTIKIEVNKGNGIYVEKLIPKRNSMFQFEIPSGEIVEINGNILSIRPEDRIKKRFKKI, encoded by the coding sequence ATGATAACTGCAAAAAACTTAGTTCATCATGAATTTATCGGATTAAAAGTTAATGTTACTAGCTTAACTGATAAATCTCTCAATTTAAATGGAATTGTTATAGATGAGACAAAAAATACCATTAAAATTGAAGTAAATAAGGGAAATGGGATATATGTTGAGAAATTAATTCCAAAAAGAAATTCAATGTTTCAATTTGAAATTCCAAGTGGAGAGATAGTTGAAATTAATGGTAATATTTTGTCAATTCGTCCTGAAGATAGAATAAAAAAAAGATTTAAAAAAATATAA
- the rpl4p gene encoding 50S ribosomal protein L4 gives MKVNVYSMEGEVKEEMELPAIFNEEYRPDLIKRAVISSQTARVQPWGNDPMAGKRTSAKGWGSGRGTARVPRIKNGSRAAFVPMAIGGRQAHPTRAEKNHHEKINIKERRFAIRSAVAATTNKELVEKRGHVTGDIEQLPIIVDDELSSVKTTKQTREIFQNLGVYDDIERAKASKKIRAGRGKTRGRKYKKGKGPLLVVDEDNGISLGARNHAGVDVVCVENLNAELLAPGTHPGRLTIFTKSAVEKLGGLFQ, from the coding sequence ATGAAGGTAAACGTTTATTCTATGGAAGGGGAAGTTAAAGAGGAAATGGAACTTCCAGCTATTTTTAATGAAGAATACAGACCTGATTTAATTAAAAGAGCTGTTATTTCTTCTCAAACTGCAAGAGTACAACCATGGGGTAATGATCCTATGGCAGGTAAAAGAACTTCAGCAAAAGGTTGGGGTTCAGGTAGAGGAACTGCTAGAGTACCTAGGATTAAAAACGGTTCCAGAGCTGCATTTGTACCAATGGCTATTGGTGGTAGACAAGCTCACCCAACAAGAGCAGAAAAAAACCATCATGAAAAAATCAACATAAAAGAAAGAAGATTTGCTATTAGATCTGCTGTTGCAGCTACTACTAACAAAGAACTTGTAGAAAAAAGAGGACATGTAACTGGTGACATCGAACAATTACCAATTATTGTTGATGATGAACTCTCTTCTGTTAAAACTACTAAACAAACTCGTGAAATATTCCAAAACTTAGGAGTTTATGATGATATTGAACGTGCAAAAGCTAGTAAAAAAATCAGAGCAGGAAGAGGAAAAACCAGAGGACGTAAATACAAAAAAGGTAAAGGACCTCTTTTAGTTGTAGATGAAGATAACGGTATTAGCTTAGGTGCAAGAAACCACGCTGGTGTCGATGTTGTATGTGTTGAAAACTTGAATGCTGAATTATTAGCACCAGGTACTCACCCAGGAAGACTCACTATCTTTACTAAATCAGCAGTTGAAAAATTAGGAGGTTTATTCCAATAA
- a CDS encoding 30S ribosomal protein S3: MIEKDFVTEGLRRTRIDEYLEKELERAGYGGMDVQITPLGTMVVVYAERPGMVIGRGGKNVRAITNTLKNEFGLDNPQIEVKEVDVPELNPKIMAYKIANMLQRGMHFRRVAYSTIRRIMGAGAQGVEVTISGKIRGSRSAVAKFVEGYIKKCGEPSIRFVEEGFATVQLKPGVLGIYVRIMPPETVLPDSVEILPPKMEVIEDGEVVESEELAEDEEIIEDEIVEEVEDLDELEEIEDLEEVEEDLEENEDN, encoded by the coding sequence ATGATAGAAAAAGATTTTGTCACTGAAGGCCTTAGAAGAACCAGAATTGACGAATACTTAGAAAAAGAACTCGAAAGAGCTGGATACGGTGGTATGGATGTACAAATTACACCTTTAGGTACCATGGTTGTTGTTTACGCAGAAAGACCTGGTATGGTTATTGGTAGAGGTGGAAAAAACGTAAGAGCTATCACCAACACTCTTAAAAATGAATTCGGATTAGATAATCCTCAAATTGAAGTTAAAGAGGTTGATGTGCCTGAACTTAACCCTAAAATCATGGCTTACAAAATAGCTAACATGTTACAAAGGGGTATGCATTTCAGAAGAGTAGCTTATTCAACTATCCGTAGAATTATGGGTGCTGGAGCACAAGGTGTAGAAGTAACTATCTCTGGTAAAATTAGAGGTTCTAGATCTGCTGTAGCTAAATTTGTTGAAGGTTACATCAAAAAATGTGGTGAACCATCCATCAGATTTGTAGAAGAAGGATTTGCTACAGTTCAATTAAAACCTGGTGTTTTAGGTATTTATGTAAGAATTATGCCTCCAGAAACTGTATTACCTGATTCTGTTGAAATTCTCCCACCTAAAATGGAAGTAATCGAAGATGGTGAAGTAGTCGAAAGTGAAGAACTCGCTGAAGATGAAGAAATCATCGAAGATGAAATTGTGGAAGAAGTTGAGGATCTTGATGAATTAGAAGAAATTGAAGATCTTGAAGAAGTTGAAGAAGATCTTGAAGAAAATGAGGATAATTAA
- the rplX gene encoding 50S ribosomal protein L24, with protein sequence MSKQPRKQRKALYNAPAHARGKHLSATLSKDLRADIGTRALPLRTGDKVRVLRGDFKGHEGKVLEVDYNNYKVTVEEVTLAKADGTSVFIPVDPSNLMIIKAELDDKRRVKNVKGDN encoded by the coding sequence ATGTCAAAACAACCAAGAAAACAAAGAAAAGCCCTTTATAATGCTCCTGCTCATGCTCGTGGTAAACACTTAAGTGCTACTTTAAGTAAAGATTTAAGAGCTGACATTGGAACTAGAGCTTTACCTTTAAGAACTGGAGATAAAGTAAGAGTTCTTCGTGGAGATTTTAAAGGACATGAAGGAAAAGTTCTTGAAGTAGATTATAATAATTATAAGGTCACTGTTGAAGAAGTAACCTTAGCTAAAGCTGATGGAACTTCAGTTTTTATTCCTGTTGACCCATCTAATTTAATGATTATTAAAGCAGAGTTAGATGATAAAAGAAGAGTTAAAAACGTAAAAGGAGATAATTAA
- the rpsS gene encoding 30S ribosomal protein S19, giving the protein MARKIFKYKGYTLEELQDMSLEELMKLFPARQRRSLKRGFLPRQQIVLDKMRKMKKEGSKDGRPVVIKTHCRDMIVLPEMVGTTFGIYDGQNFVEVTIEPEMIGCYFGEFAPTRKMVQHGDPGMGATRSSMFVPLK; this is encoded by the coding sequence TTGGCAAGAAAAATATTTAAATATAAAGGTTATACTCTTGAAGAATTACAAGATATGTCTTTAGAGGAATTAATGAAATTATTCCCTGCAAGACAAAGAAGATCTTTAAAAAGAGGATTCTTACCAAGACAACAAATTGTTTTGGATAAAATGAGAAAAATGAAAAAAGAAGGAAGTAAAGATGGTAGACCTGTTGTAATCAAAACTCATTGTAGAGACATGATTGTATTACCTGAAATGGTCGGTACCACTTTCGGTATTTACGATGGTCAAAACTTTGTTGAAGTAACTATTGAACCAGAAATGATTGGTTGTTACTTTGGTGAATTTGCACCAACCAGAAAAATGGTTCAACATGGGGACCCAGGTATGGGAGCAACTAGATCATCTATGTTTGTACCACTTAAATAA
- the rpmC gene encoding 50S ribosomal protein L29 — MAILRSKEIWDMEVDEIQEKLVELKAELSKNISKSAAAGVNENPGKIRELKRTIARVLTILNEKQKEN; from the coding sequence ATGGCGATTTTAAGAAGTAAAGAAATTTGGGACATGGAAGTTGATGAGATTCAAGAAAAATTAGTTGAACTCAAAGCTGAATTATCCAAAAATATTTCTAAAAGTGCAGCTGCAGGTGTTAACGAAAACCCTGGAAAAATTAGAGAATTGAAAAGAACAATTGCTCGTGTTCTTACAATATTGAATGAAAAACAGAAGGAGAATTAA
- a CDS encoding 50S ribosomal protein L32e, which yields MANKRFKRQEYARYKKLGIKWRRPRGKTSKMRRYEAGKPDMPAIGYRTPRAIRDLHPSGFKDVLVHNMEELEAIDPAVEAARISASIGKRKKALMLDKASELGIKVLNK from the coding sequence ATGGCTAATAAAAGATTTAAAAGACAAGAATATGCTCGTTATAAAAAACTTGGAATCAAATGGAGAAGACCTAGAGGAAAAACCAGTAAAATGAGAAGATACGAAGCAGGAAAACCTGATATGCCTGCTATTGGTTACAGAACTCCTAGGGCTATAAGGGACTTACATCCTTCCGGATTTAAAGATGTTCTTGTTCATAATATGGAAGAATTAGAAGCTATTGATCCAGCTGTTGAAGCTGCAAGAATTAGTGCTTCTATTGGTAAAAGGAAAAAAGCTTTGATGTTAGATAAAGCATCAGAACTTGGTATTAAAGTTTTAAATAAATAA
- a CDS encoding 50S ribosomal protein L23 yields MDSYSIIIKPHVTEKTMNLIDQNNEIAFVVSRKANKNSIKAAFEDLYEEKVERVNTHITPRGEKVAYIKLVEPEMAEEVAVKIGVF; encoded by the coding sequence ATGGATTCATACTCAATTATTATTAAACCTCATGTTACTGAAAAAACCATGAATTTAATTGATCAAAACAATGAAATTGCTTTTGTTGTAAGTCGTAAAGCAAACAAAAATTCAATTAAAGCTGCTTTCGAAGATTTATACGAAGAAAAAGTCGAAAGAGTAAACACTCATATTACTCCTCGTGGTGAAAAAGTAGCATACATTAAACTTGTTGAACCAGAAATGGCAGAAGAAGTAGCTGTCAAAATAGGTGTATTCTAA
- a CDS encoding 50S ribosomal protein L14, translated as MKPLTSNVTKALPIGATLQCVDNTGAREIEIISVKGFKGVRRRIDVAGVGDLVVASVKKGTADMRREIVNAVVVRQKKEYRRADGLRVKFEDNAAVIITPEGILKGSEIRGPVAKEAADRWPSVGSAASILV; from the coding sequence ATGAAACCATTAACATCAAATGTAACTAAAGCATTGCCAATTGGTGCAACTCTCCAATGTGTTGACAATACTGGAGCTCGTGAAATTGAAATTATTTCTGTTAAAGGGTTCAAAGGTGTCCGTAGGAGAATTGACGTTGCTGGTGTAGGAGATTTAGTTGTTGCTTCTGTTAAAAAAGGAACTGCAGATATGAGAAGAGAAATCGTCAACGCTGTTGTTGTAAGACAGAAAAAAGAATACAGACGTGCTGACGGACTTCGTGTTAAATTTGAAGATAATGCAGCAGTTATCATTACTCCTGAAGGAATTTTAAAAGGATCTGAAATTAGAGGTCCTGTTGCTAAAGAAGCAGCTGACAGATGGCCTAGTGTAGGTAGTGCAGCAAGTATTTTAGTATAG
- a CDS encoding 50S ribosomal protein L22, with product MANKYAYNKEGNEAKTARAMAKSLKISPKHCVEICNAIRGMDVSKAKAYLEDVIDMKQSVPFKRHNKKVGHRKGQKGWPSGRYPVKAAAEVLKVLVNAEANAEYKGMDTEKLVIEHISSHRGVVIRGAIPRAFGRVTPFNTPTTHIQIVVQEAN from the coding sequence ATGGCTAATAAATATGCTTATAATAAAGAAGGAAATGAAGCAAAAACAGCACGTGCTATGGCTAAATCTCTTAAGATTTCTCCTAAACACTGTGTTGAAATTTGTAATGCAATTAGAGGAATGGATGTTTCTAAAGCAAAAGCATACTTAGAAGATGTAATTGATATGAAACAATCAGTTCCTTTCAAAAGACACAACAAAAAAGTTGGTCACAGAAAAGGACAAAAAGGTTGGCCTAGTGGAAGATACCCTGTAAAAGCAGCAGCTGAAGTATTAAAAGTTTTAGTAAATGCTGAAGCTAATGCTGAATACAAAGGTATGGACACTGAAAAACTTGTTATTGAACATATCTCAAGTCATAGAGGAGTTGTAATTAGAGGAGCTATCCCAAGAGCATTTGGTAGAGTTACTCCTTTCAACACACCAACTACCCATATTCAAATAGTCGTACAGGAGGCTAACTAA
- a CDS encoding 30S ribosomal protein S8 — MSLMDPLADALTNIRNNELQVNDSCVISPASKLIGQVLSTMQKENYIGNFEYVDDNRAGKFIVELEGNINKCGVIKPRHAVKKDEFEKFEKRYLPAKNFGILIVTTPEGIMTHNEAKERGIGGRLLAYMY; from the coding sequence ATGAGTCTTATGGATCCTCTTGCTGATGCTTTAACTAATATTAGGAATAATGAATTACAAGTAAACGATTCTTGTGTTATTTCTCCTGCTTCCAAATTAATTGGACAAGTTTTAAGCACCATGCAAAAAGAGAATTATATTGGTAATTTTGAATATGTAGATGATAACAGGGCAGGTAAATTCATTGTAGAATTAGAAGGTAACATCAACAAATGTGGTGTTATTAAACCTCGTCATGCTGTTAAAAAAGATGAATTTGAGAAATTTGAAAAAAGATATTTGCCAGCAAAAAATTTCGGTATATTAATCGTCACTACTCCTGAAGGAATTATGACTCACAACGAAGCTAAAGAAAGAGGAATTGGTGGACGTTTGTTGGCTTACATGTATTAA
- the rpl3p gene encoding 50S ribosomal protein L3: MVRHHQPRKGSVAFSPRKRVAKETPRIKSWPQSDEPKLLGLAGYKVGMTHTLVTDTDKNSPTSGMDVFTPVTVLEVPPVVVMGIRAYEKTSRGMKVITEVLADNLDKELSRKISLPKEYDQSEAIAKIKGVLDNTADIKVLVHTNPKVTSVPKKKPDIFECGIGGATPEDKLNTALELLGNEVSASEIFNEGEYVDAIATTKGKGFQGVVKRWGIRIQYGKAARSSKARHVGSIGPWTPRRTMWTVAQAGQMGYHKRTEFNKRILKIASKDEVDQINPDGGFVKYGLVKNDYVLVKGSLPGPSKRLVILRQPIRPNNKAEDVPQINYISTKSKQGV, translated from the coding sequence ATGGTAAGACATCACCAGCCAAGAAAAGGTTCTGTTGCTTTTAGTCCAAGGAAAAGAGTAGCAAAAGAAACTCCAAGAATCAAATCTTGGCCACAATCTGATGAACCAAAATTATTAGGCCTTGCAGGTTATAAAGTCGGTATGACTCACACTTTAGTGACTGATACTGATAAAAACTCTCCAACTAGTGGTATGGATGTATTTACTCCAGTTACCGTATTGGAAGTACCGCCGGTCGTAGTAATGGGTATTAGAGCATACGAAAAAACTTCACGTGGAATGAAAGTTATCACCGAAGTTCTTGCAGACAATTTAGATAAAGAACTCTCAAGGAAAATTTCTCTTCCTAAAGAGTATGATCAATCTGAAGCTATTGCAAAAATTAAAGGTGTTTTAGATAACACAGCTGATATTAAAGTTTTAGTTCACACTAATCCTAAAGTAACTAGCGTACCTAAGAAAAAACCAGACATATTTGAATGTGGTATTGGAGGAGCTACTCCTGAAGATAAATTAAATACTGCATTAGAATTATTAGGTAATGAAGTAAGTGCAAGCGAAATCTTTAACGAAGGGGAATATGTAGATGCAATTGCAACTACTAAAGGAAAAGGATTCCAAGGTGTAGTTAAAAGATGGGGAATTAGAATTCAATATGGTAAAGCTGCTAGAAGTAGTAAAGCTAGACACGTTGGTTCTATTGGTCCATGGACTCCTAGAAGAACCATGTGGACTGTAGCACAAGCAGGTCAAATGGGATACCATAAAAGAACTGAATTCAATAAAAGGATTTTAAAAATAGCATCTAAAGATGAAGTAGATCAAATAAATCCAGATGGTGGATTTGTTAAATATGGTCTTGTTAAAAACGACTATGTTTTAGTTAAAGGTTCACTTCCAGGTCCATCTAAAAGGTTAGTTATTCTTAGACAACCTATTAGACCTAATAATAAGGCTGAGGATGTACCTCAAATCAACTATATAAGTACAAAATCTAAACAAGGGGTATAA
- a CDS encoding putative RNA uridine N3 methyltransferase, with the protein MYKDEFSVFIPNSFLSESKDIKVRTYKVGIIGRALAVYQVKNVVIYNDNKLPENEGKEDAEFIAEVLNYMNTPQYLRKRAFPIKPELKHVGILPPLRTPHHPTDKNPKVDDFRYGFTVKRNNKGTFVDIGMDKLAFCKEQLTVNKIFSFKITKIAKKEVIVTPDEPDDIYWGYNVILSNKSLKNSLKLINPDFVVETTRYGDSINSIFDELRSKVEEYRNIAILFGGPYSSIEDDVSSSNWESIKLNTIPNQGTETVRTEEAVVATLSLFNFMRF; encoded by the coding sequence ATGTATAAAGATGAGTTTTCTGTATTTATTCCAAATTCCTTTTTATCTGAATCTAAAGATATCAAGGTTCGTACCTACAAGGTAGGAATTATTGGTAGAGCTTTAGCAGTCTATCAGGTAAAAAATGTTGTTATTTATAACGATAATAAATTACCTGAAAATGAAGGAAAAGAGGATGCTGAATTTATTGCTGAAGTTTTGAATTATATGAATACTCCTCAATATTTGAGAAAAAGAGCATTCCCTATAAAACCAGAACTAAAGCATGTAGGTATTCTTCCTCCATTAAGGACTCCTCATCACCCAACTGATAAAAATCCGAAGGTTGATGATTTCAGATATGGTTTTACTGTAAAACGTAATAATAAAGGAACCTTTGTGGATATTGGTATGGATAAACTAGCTTTCTGCAAAGAGCAACTTACAGTTAATAAAATATTTAGCTTTAAGATTACTAAAATCGCTAAGAAAGAAGTAATAGTCACACCTGATGAACCAGATGACATTTACTGGGGGTATAATGTTATACTCTCTAATAAGAGTCTTAAAAATAGCTTAAAATTGATAAATCCAGATTTTGTTGTTGAAACTACAAGATATGGAGATTCTATTAATTCTATTTTTGACGAATTAAGATCTAAAGTTGAAGAATATAGAAATATTGCTATTTTGTTTGGTGGCCCATATTCTTCTATCGAGGATGATGTTTCAAGTTCTAATTGGGAAAGTATTAAGCTTAATACAATTCCGAATCAAGGAACTGAGACTGTCAGAACCGAGGAAGCAGTTGTTGCTACACTTTCTTTGTTTAACTTTATGAGATTTTAA
- a CDS encoding 50S ribosomal protein L5, whose amino-acid sequence MNPMNEVQIEKVTINIGVGEAGEKLSRAINLLEEMFDQTAVKTFSKVTNPEFGIRKRQPIACKVTLRGEKADKAIDMVLEGINRNIRPTQFDAQGNLSFGIREHIDIPGMKYNPDIGIFGMNLSVTFEKPGYRIAKRKIQQKKVPAKHRISKEETMKFMEENFNVNYVTE is encoded by the coding sequence ATGAACCCAATGAATGAAGTTCAAATTGAAAAAGTAACTATTAACATTGGTGTTGGTGAAGCAGGTGAAAAATTATCCCGTGCTATTAATCTTTTAGAAGAAATGTTTGACCAAACTGCTGTTAAAACTTTCTCAAAAGTTACTAACCCTGAATTTGGTATTAGAAAACGTCAACCAATTGCATGTAAAGTAACTTTACGTGGAGAAAAAGCTGACAAAGCTATTGACATGGTTTTAGAAGGTATTAACAGAAATATCAGACCTACTCAATTTGATGCTCAAGGTAACCTTTCATTTGGTATCAGAGAACACATTGATATTCCTGGTATGAAATATAACCCAGATATTGGTATTTTTGGTATGAACCTTTCTGTAACTTTTGAAAAACCTGGTTATAGAATAGCTAAAAGAAAAATCCAACAAAAGAAAGTTCCTGCAAAACATAGAATTTCTAAAGAAGAAACTATGAAATTTATGGAAGAAAACTTTAATGTAAATTACGTTACTGAATAA
- a CDS encoding 50S ribosomal protein L2 yields the protein MGKRLIIQRRGRGTPTHRVASHRFKDKIRYRSYDALEKEGSIKGIVTDIVHDPARTAPIAEVKFENGEKKFILAPESIQIDDEIECGISAPIKFGNTLPLAEIPEGTPIYDIENTPGDGGRFVRSSGTYASLITHDANQSVVELPSGELKYLNPKCRASIGVVAGGGRKEKPFLKAGNKWHAYKAKGKKFMTVRGVAMNAVDHPHGGGNRQHPGRPTTISRHAPAGRKVGSIAARRTGLKR from the coding sequence ATGGGAAAACGATTAATAATTCAAAGAAGAGGTAGAGGAACTCCTACTCATCGTGTTGCTTCTCATCGTTTCAAAGATAAGATTAGATACAGATCTTATGATGCATTAGAAAAAGAAGGCAGTATCAAAGGTATTGTAACTGATATTGTACACGATCCTGCTAGGACTGCTCCTATTGCTGAAGTTAAATTCGAAAATGGTGAAAAGAAATTTATATTAGCACCTGAAAGCATTCAAATTGATGATGAAATTGAATGTGGTATTTCTGCTCCTATTAAATTTGGTAACACTTTACCACTTGCTGAAATTCCAGAAGGAACTCCTATCTATGATATTGAAAACACTCCAGGGGATGGAGGTCGTTTTGTAAGATCTTCCGGAACTTACGCTTCTTTAATTACTCACGATGCAAATCAATCTGTTGTTGAATTACCATCTGGTGAATTAAAATACTTAAATCCTAAATGCCGTGCAAGTATTGGTGTTGTAGCTGGAGGAGGAAGAAAAGAAAAACCATTCCTTAAAGCTGGTAACAAATGGCATGCTTACAAAGCTAAAGGTAAGAAATTCATGACTGTTAGAGGAGTAGCAATGAACGCTGTAGACCACCCTCATGGAGGAGGTAACAGACAACATCCTGGACGTCCTACTACTATTTCAAGACACGCTCCAGCAGGAAGAAAAGTTGGTTCTATTGCAGCTAGAAGAACAGGGTTAAAAAGATAG
- a CDS encoding 30S ribosomal protein S14, producing the protein MPRKYGKAAKKCSRCGDHSAMISRYGLNLCRQCFREIAPKIGFKKYN; encoded by the coding sequence TTGCCAAGAAAATACGGAAAAGCTGCAAAAAAATGTAGTAGATGTGGGGACCATTCTGCAATGATTAGTAGATATGGACTCAACTTATGCAGACAATGTTTTAGGGAAATTGCTCCTAAAATAGGTTTTAAAAAATATAATTAG
- the yciH gene encoding stress response translation initiation inhibitor YciH, whose translation MSKICEVCGLPEELCVCEEIAREVQTVKVYTVRRRFGKLMTIIEGIDEHDIDIKELTKTLKAKCACGGTSKNSQIELQGDHKVKVKEVLSDMGFSSDTIEIRESKKNNKRRR comes from the coding sequence ATGTCAAAAATCTGTGAAGTATGTGGGCTTCCCGAAGAACTTTGCGTATGTGAAGAAATAGCACGTGAAGTTCAAACTGTTAAAGTTTATACTGTTAGAAGAAGATTCGGAAAACTCATGACTATTATCGAAGGTATAGATGAGCACGATATTGATATCAAAGAACTTACTAAAACTCTAAAAGCAAAATGTGCTTGTGGAGGTACTTCTAAAAACAGTCAAATAGAACTTCAAGGAGATCACAAAGTTAAAGTTAAAGAAGTTTTATCTGACATGGGTTTTTCCTCTGATACAATTGAAATTCGTGAATCTAAGAAAAACAATAAAAGAAGGAGATAA